A region from the Chelonoidis abingdonii isolate Lonesome George chromosome 10, CheloAbing_2.0, whole genome shotgun sequence genome encodes:
- the LOC142047368 gene encoding cation channel sperm-associated targeting subunit tau-like, protein MSAPGARGSVFSASLFPSGRSSGRLGSVDSVLGSFREAAKVGRVGSLLKFLQKILKPSDKGTEQPADIHSLVPCGDVVGCLAVHVKVCKDFTSKINIQKNTNLLLRITVNQVMKCTNPQTFKSQLKNSRKDIVIHFEDVKYFSVQVPRRQQDERNRIILELVGFQGPRDFPRLLGSATVHLYEVIKKGHFIETCAMRIGNMAKPISDYGFSEFSAQMNVCIIRSSGKQAFKAVLPSGYPEG, encoded by the exons ATGTCGGCCCCCGGGGCGAGGGGCTCCGTGTTCTCGGCCTCCCTGTTCCCCTCCGGCCGCAGCTCTGGCCGGCTCGGCTCGGTGGATTCGGTGCTGGGGAGCTTTCGCGAGGCGGCCAAGGTCGGCAGGGTGGGATCCCTGCTGAAG TTCTTGCAGAAAATCCTGAAGCCATCTGATAAAGGAACTGAACAACCTGCTGACATCCACAGTTTAGTCCCCTGTGGAGATGTG GTTGGTTGCCTGGCTGTTCATGTGAAGGTGTGCAAAGATTTTACATCAAAAA TCAatatacagaaaaatacaaaCTTGCTGCTTCGCATTACTGTTAACCAAGTCATGAAATGCACAAATCCACAAACTTTCAAATCACAGTTAAAGAATAGCAGAAAGGACATTGTGATTCATTTTGAAGATGTGAAATATTTTTCTGTACAG GTTCCAAGGCGGCAACAGGATGAGCGGAATAGGATTATTCTAGAATTGGTGGGATTTCAAGGTCCAAGAGACTTTCCAAGGTTGCTGGGAAGTGCAACTGTACACCTTTATGAAGTCATTAAG AAAGGCCACTTCATTGAAACATGTGCCATGAGGATTGGAAACATG GCAAAGCCCATAAGTGACTATGGATTTTCTGAATTCAGTGCTCAGATGAATGTGTGTATTATCAGGAGCAGTGGTAAACAAGCATTCAAGGCAGTCTTACCTTCTGGCTACCCTGAAGGATAA